In one window of Gorilla gorilla gorilla isolate KB3781 chromosome 2, NHGRI_mGorGor1-v2.1_pri, whole genome shotgun sequence DNA:
- the LOC101142721 gene encoding uncharacterized protein, with protein sequence MLLGGCWGPPTGSAIGGAGGRGAAGDTAAAAGLDRATAATAAATDPPPPLFPCSSFFLLFSFPAGPRPLSLTAASILRKGMTSWHRRENRVQAQKLFPHHHLLKN encoded by the exons ATGCTGCTCGGCGGTTGCTGGGGACCGCCTACGGGCTCTGCCATAGGCGGTGCAGGCGGACGGGGCGCGGCGGGGGACACGGCGGCCGCCGCGGGGCTCGATCGGGCAACGGCGGCGACGGCGGCGGCGACGGATCCTCCTCCTCCCTTATTCCCttgctcctctttcttccttctcttttcctttccggCCGGGCCTCGTCCACTTTCCCTAACGGCGGCCTCGATCCTACG TAAAGGCATGACTTCCTGGCACCGCAGGGAAAATCGGGTGCAAGCCCAGAAACTATTTCCCCACCACCACTTGTTGAAAAACTGA
- the CGGBP1 gene encoding CGG triplet repeat-binding protein 1: MERFVVTAPPARNRSKTALYVTPLDRVTEFGGELHEDGGKLFCTSCNVVLNHVRKSAISDHLKSKTHTKRKAEFEEQNVRKKQRPLTASLQCNSTAQTEKVSVIQDFVKMCLEANIPLEKADHPAVRAFLSRHVKNGGSIPKSDQLRRAYLPDGYENENQLLNSQDC; the protein is encoded by the coding sequence ATGGAGCGATTTGTAGTAACAGCACCACCTGCTCGAAACCGTTCTAAGACTGCTTTGTATGTGACTCCCCTGGATCGAGTCACTGAGTTTGGAGGTGAGCTGCATGAAGATGGAGGAAAACTCTTCTGCACTTCTTGCAATGTGGTTCTGAATCATGTTCGCAAGTCTGCCATTAGTGACCACCTCAAGTCAAAGACTCATACCAAGAGGAAGGCAGAATTTGAAGAGCAGAATGTGAGAAAGAAGCAGAGGCCCCTAACTGCATCTCTTCAGTGCAACAGTACTGCGCAAACAGAGAAAGTCAGTGTTATCCAGGACTTTGTGAAAATGTGCCTGGAAGCCAACATCCCACTTGAGAAGGCTGATCACCCAGCAGTTCGTGCTTTCCTATCTCGCCATGTGAAGAATGGAGGCTCCATACCTAAGTCAGACCAGCTACGGAGGGCATATCTTCCTGATGGATATGAGAATGAGAATCAACTCCTCAACTCACAAGATTGTTGA